In Streptomyces sp. NBC_00091, the following proteins share a genomic window:
- a CDS encoding S8 family serine peptidase — MTLDSPSSTTGAIPGARRAARVAAAAGLVAALCATGAVPAFAAAGSDDPWSAPVKSADQKLGSADAGLLQEAKAKGDANVTVMVATAPGQTKQVADQLDAVQGASVGQTYDKLGYVRATLPTDKAEAALKAAAKLESVHGMDLRHEIRLPDPRPEASKEGAARRTAAETYPAPDKNTPAKNPYNPSFETGSVEFVKNNPQADGRGVTIGIMDSGVDVSHPALQKTTTGERKIVDWVTATDPITDSDGTWRAQITPVTAAGGAFTAGGQSWKAPEGSFQWSRFSESITANGDMKGDVNRDGDTTDRFGMLYDAAAGTVRVDTDQDGDFTNNEPMKPYKDGYQIGWFGTDNPATEVAERIPFTIEIRKDVPMDPLGGDWVGKKADFVNIGIIESEHGSHVAGITAANGLFGGQMNGQAPGAKLVSSRACSWSGGCTNVALTEGMIDLVVNRGVDIVNMSIGGLPALNDGNNARSELYKNLIDTYGVQLVISAGNEGPGVNTIGDPGLADKVISVGAAVSKETWAANYGSGVAKKYNMFPFSSRGPREDGGFTPTITAPGAAINTIQTWLPGAPVKESGYTLPAGYGMLQGTSMSSPQAAGAGALLISAAKQQKIALSPANLRVALTSTAKKIDDVPAHAQGAGLIDIPKAWESIQRGAKANEFTVKAPVDTALDQFLKTPGFGTGVYDREGGLKVGQKKVYDVVVTRTTGVKYGTRHNINWRNNDGSFKVVGGGGYDYVTLPLNKPVTIKVEANVKSAGVHSGILQLDDPTTEGVDKQILATVVAATPLAKPSFTLSDTSTVQRNSHKSYFVTVPQGAKTLEVALGGLAAGSQTRFISIHPYGTGVEDSATTQCYPNYDNPANQCRPDLRSYADPQPGVWEIEVESRRTSPLLDNPFKLDVSVLGAGFDPAVKVLPEVKQGTPAPVQWTVKNDAAAISGGKLQGGPLGSAKVDKPTIAAGETKTTEVTVGEGASRLDVAIAKPSDTAADLDLEVYKDGVKVGSSADGDSDESVSLVKPAAGTYTIKVIGYAIPAGTTTYDYRDVYFSAALGSVQVDEAAAVNLATGASAQVSANVLVSSAAPEGRQFFGQVQLLNARGTAAGTGSVQIDKVTP; from the coding sequence ATGACCCTCGACTCCCCCAGCTCCACCACCGGGGCCATACCCGGCGCCAGGCGCGCGGCCCGCGTCGCGGCGGCCGCGGGCCTGGTGGCCGCCCTCTGCGCCACCGGCGCCGTTCCCGCCTTCGCGGCGGCCGGCAGCGATGACCCGTGGTCCGCGCCGGTCAAGTCCGCGGACCAGAAGCTCGGTTCGGCGGACGCCGGACTGCTCCAGGAGGCCAAGGCCAAGGGTGACGCGAACGTCACCGTCATGGTCGCGACCGCCCCGGGCCAGACCAAGCAGGTCGCCGACCAGCTCGACGCCGTCCAGGGCGCCTCGGTGGGCCAGACGTACGACAAGCTCGGCTACGTCCGCGCCACCCTGCCGACCGACAAGGCGGAGGCCGCGCTGAAGGCGGCCGCCAAGCTGGAGTCCGTGCACGGCATGGACCTGCGGCACGAGATCCGGCTGCCGGACCCGCGCCCGGAGGCGAGCAAGGAGGGCGCGGCCAGGAGGACCGCCGCCGAGACCTACCCGGCGCCGGACAAGAACACGCCGGCGAAGAACCCGTACAACCCGTCTTTCGAGACCGGCTCGGTGGAGTTCGTCAAGAACAACCCGCAGGCCGACGGCCGTGGCGTGACCATCGGCATCATGGACTCGGGCGTCGACGTCAGCCACCCCGCGCTGCAGAAGACCACCACGGGCGAGCGCAAGATCGTCGACTGGGTGACCGCGACCGACCCGATCACCGACAGCGACGGCACCTGGCGCGCCCAGATCACCCCGGTCACCGCCGCCGGTGGCGCGTTCACCGCCGGCGGCCAGAGCTGGAAGGCCCCCGAGGGCAGCTTCCAGTGGAGCCGCTTCAGCGAGTCGATCACCGCCAACGGCGACATGAAGGGCGACGTCAACCGGGACGGGGACACCACCGACCGGTTCGGCATGCTCTACGACGCGGCCGCCGGCACCGTCCGCGTCGACACCGACCAGGACGGCGACTTCACCAACAACGAGCCGATGAAGCCGTACAAGGACGGCTACCAGATCGGCTGGTTCGGTACGGACAACCCGGCGACCGAGGTGGCGGAGCGCATCCCCTTCACCATCGAGATCCGCAAGGACGTCCCGATGGACCCGCTGGGCGGTGACTGGGTCGGCAAGAAGGCCGACTTCGTCAACATCGGCATCATCGAGTCCGAGCACGGTTCGCACGTCGCCGGCATCACCGCCGCCAACGGCCTCTTCGGCGGCCAGATGAACGGCCAGGCGCCGGGCGCCAAGCTCGTCTCCTCGCGCGCCTGCTCCTGGTCCGGCGGCTGCACCAACGTGGCGCTGACCGAGGGCATGATCGACCTCGTCGTCAACCGCGGCGTCGACATCGTCAACATGTCGATCGGCGGCCTGCCGGCGCTGAACGACGGCAACAACGCCCGCTCGGAGCTCTACAAGAACCTCATCGACACCTACGGTGTCCAGCTCGTCATCTCGGCGGGCAACGAGGGTCCGGGCGTCAACACCATCGGCGACCCCGGTCTCGCCGACAAGGTCATCTCCGTGGGCGCGGCGGTCTCCAAGGAGACCTGGGCCGCCAACTACGGCTCCGGCGTGGCCAAGAAGTACAACATGTTCCCCTTCTCCTCGCGCGGTCCGCGTGAGGACGGCGGGTTCACGCCGACCATCACCGCCCCCGGCGCGGCCATCAACACCATCCAGACCTGGCTGCCCGGCGCGCCCGTGAAGGAGTCCGGCTACACCCTGCCGGCCGGTTACGGCATGCTCCAGGGCACCTCGATGTCCTCGCCGCAGGCGGCGGGCGCCGGCGCCCTGCTGATCTCGGCCGCCAAGCAGCAGAAGATCGCGCTGTCCCCGGCGAACCTGCGCGTGGCGCTGACCAGCACCGCGAAGAAGATCGACGATGTTCCGGCCCACGCACAGGGCGCCGGCCTCATCGACATCCCCAAGGCGTGGGAGTCCATCCAGCGCGGCGCCAAGGCCAACGAGTTCACGGTCAAGGCCCCCGTCGACACCGCCCTGGACCAGTTCCTGAAGACCCCGGGCTTCGGCACCGGCGTCTACGACCGCGAGGGCGGCCTCAAGGTCGGCCAGAAGAAGGTCTACGACGTCGTCGTCACCCGCACCACCGGCGTCAAGTACGGCACCCGGCACAACATCAACTGGCGCAACAACGACGGCAGCTTCAAGGTCGTCGGCGGTGGCGGCTACGACTACGTCACCCTGCCGCTGAACAAGCCCGTCACCATCAAGGTCGAGGCCAACGTCAAGTCGGCCGGCGTCCACAGCGGCATCCTGCAGCTCGACGACCCGACCACCGAGGGCGTCGACAAGCAGATCCTGGCCACGGTCGTCGCCGCCACCCCGCTGGCGAAGCCCTCGTTCACGCTGTCGGACACCTCCACCGTGCAGCGCAACAGCCACAAGTCGTACTTCGTGACCGTCCCGCAGGGCGCCAAGACCCTCGAGGTCGCCCTCGGCGGGCTCGCCGCGGGCAGCCAGACGCGCTTCATCTCGATCCACCCGTACGGCACGGGCGTCGAGGACAGCGCGACCACCCAGTGCTACCCGAACTACGACAACCCGGCGAACCAGTGCCGCCCCGACCTGCGCTCGTACGCCGACCCGCAGCCGGGCGTCTGGGAGATCGAGGTCGAGTCGCGCCGTACGTCGCCGCTGCTCGACAACCCGTTCAAGCTGGACGTCTCCGTCCTCGGCGCGGGCTTCGACCCGGCGGTCAAGGTCCTCCCCGAGGTCAAGCAGGGCACCCCGGCGCCGGTCCAGTGGACCGTGAAGAACGACGCGGCGGCCATCTCGGGCGGCAAGCTCCAGGGCGGCCCGCTCGGCTCCGCGAAGGTCGACAAGCCGACCATCGCGGCCGGCGAGACCAAGACCACCGAGGTCACCGTCGGTGAGGGCGCCTCCCGCCTGGACGTGGCGATCGCCAAGCCCTCCGACACCGCCGCCGACCTCGACCTCGAGGTCTACAAGGACGGCGTCAAGGTCGGCTCCTCCGCCGACGGCGACTCCGACGAGTCCGTGAGTCTGGTCAAGCCCGCCGCGGGCACCTACACCATCAAGGTGATCGGCTACGCGATCCCGGCCGGCACCACCACGTACGACTACCGCGACGTGTACTTCTCGGCCGCCCTGGGCTCCGTCCAGGTCGACGAGGCCGCCGCGGTGAACCTCGCCACCGGCGCCTCCGCGCAGGTCTCGGCGAACGTCCTGGTCAGCAGCGCGGCCCCCGAGGGCCGTCAGTTCTTCGGCCAGGTCCAGCTGCTCAACGCCCGCGGCACCGCCGCCGGCACCGGCAGCGTGCAGATCGACAAGGTCACCCCGTAA
- a CDS encoding pyridoxamine 5'-phosphate oxidase family protein, whose translation MGRYHQGSLAVQERVGVRELAEHVGRSIGTDIRDVAAAFLAQQPHLVVGAADGAGRLWASLLTGAPGFVRATGPGRIEVTGGLPEGDPLAGALATAGTRVGTISLDPRTRRRMRLNGTLAVAPGGFAVEAEQVFANCPKYLQKRQPLELVAEGAGVVRRGEALTPGQQRAVRAADTFFVATTAEADGADASHRGGLPGFVEVLSPTELRWPDYPGNAMFLTLGNLAADSRAGLLFPDWEGGGLLQLSGRARTEYGPDGSRGVRFRVEAVVESLHPGRLRWSTPEYSPANPPHRGSTTR comes from the coding sequence ATGGGCCGGTACCACCAGGGCTCGCTGGCCGTGCAGGAACGGGTCGGCGTACGCGAGCTCGCCGAGCACGTCGGCCGCTCGATCGGGACGGACATCCGGGACGTCGCCGCGGCCTTCCTCGCCCAGCAGCCCCACCTCGTCGTCGGCGCGGCCGACGGAGCGGGCCGGCTGTGGGCCTCGCTGCTCACCGGCGCGCCCGGTTTCGTACGGGCCACCGGGCCGGGCCGCATCGAGGTCACCGGCGGCCTCCCGGAGGGCGACCCGCTGGCCGGGGCGCTGGCCACGGCCGGCACCCGGGTCGGCACGATCTCCCTCGACCCGCGCACCCGGCGCCGGATGCGGCTCAACGGGACCCTCGCCGTGGCGCCCGGCGGTTTCGCGGTGGAGGCCGAGCAGGTGTTCGCCAACTGCCCGAAGTACCTGCAGAAACGGCAGCCGCTGGAGCTGGTGGCCGAAGGGGCCGGTGTCGTGCGGCGCGGGGAGGCGCTCACCCCCGGCCAGCAGCGGGCCGTCCGCGCCGCCGACACCTTCTTCGTCGCCACCACCGCCGAGGCGGACGGGGCCGACGCGAGCCACCGGGGCGGACTGCCGGGCTTCGTGGAGGTGCTCTCGCCGACCGAGCTGCGCTGGCCGGACTACCCCGGCAACGCGATGTTCCTGACGCTGGGGAACCTGGCCGCCGACTCGCGGGCCGGGCTGCTGTTCCCCGACTGGGAGGGCGGCGGGCTGCTCCAGCTGAGCGGGCGGGCCCGGACCGAGTACGGGCCCGACGGGAGCCGTGGCGTCCGCTTCCGGGTGGAGGCGGTGGTGGAGAGCCTGCATCCGGGGCGGCTGCGCTGGAGCACCCCGGAGTACTCCCCGGCCAACCCGCCTCACCGGGGCAGTACCACCAGGTAG
- a CDS encoding M28 family metallopeptidase, whose translation MPDIRHRRRRSIPALAALAAATVAAPVLLAATPASARPHEGRLAKELVEEVTARGAYRHLEKFQQIADANGGNRAAGTPGHAASAAYVHDTLKKAGYEVSYQDFDIYQAHTKTEKTTVLGDQPRELATAAFTFTKSTPAGGLAAPLALARVDETPGCTADDYPAGAFTGKIALVKRGACTFVEKQKAAAAAGALGVIVYNHSGTTPVRGGFPSPAEGVIPSAGITLADGEALTAAAAKGEVKVRLELDQEHVKKTTRNVIAETRGGRADRVVTVGSHLDSVPEGPGINDNGSGSAGLLEVALKLAEEGANKKGKGKQPANKVRFAWWSAEELGLLGSEHYVAQLSEKQKKDIALYLNFDMIASPNPAQFVYDGDDSDKTGAGAGPAGSAQIEALINGFLDTKGKPHEGSDFDGRSDYGPFIENGIPAGGTFTGAEGIKTAEQAKRYGGTAGAAYDPNYHGAGDNLKNLDLKAFDTNLDVIAHAVGTYAQDLSSIGK comes from the coding sequence GTGCCGGACATCCGTCACCGTCGCCGCCGGTCCATACCGGCCCTCGCCGCCCTCGCGGCGGCCACCGTCGCCGCGCCCGTGCTGCTGGCCGCCACCCCGGCCAGCGCCCGCCCGCACGAGGGCAGGCTGGCCAAGGAGCTGGTGGAGGAGGTCACCGCGCGCGGGGCCTACCGCCACCTGGAGAAGTTCCAGCAGATCGCCGACGCCAACGGCGGCAACCGGGCCGCCGGCACGCCGGGCCACGCCGCCTCGGCCGCCTACGTCCACGACACCCTGAAGAAGGCCGGGTACGAGGTCTCGTACCAGGACTTCGACATCTACCAGGCGCACACGAAGACGGAGAAGACCACCGTCCTCGGCGACCAGCCGCGCGAGCTGGCCACCGCCGCGTTCACCTTCACCAAGTCCACCCCGGCCGGCGGCCTGGCCGCCCCGCTCGCCCTCGCCCGGGTCGACGAGACCCCCGGCTGCACGGCCGACGACTACCCGGCCGGCGCCTTCACCGGGAAGATCGCCCTGGTCAAGCGGGGCGCGTGCACCTTCGTGGAGAAGCAGAAGGCCGCCGCCGCGGCCGGCGCGCTGGGCGTGATCGTCTACAACCACAGCGGTACCACCCCGGTCCGCGGCGGGTTCCCCTCCCCGGCCGAGGGGGTCATCCCCAGCGCGGGCATCACCCTGGCCGACGGCGAGGCGCTGACCGCGGCCGCCGCCAAGGGCGAGGTGAAGGTGCGCCTGGAGCTGGACCAGGAGCACGTGAAGAAGACCACCCGCAACGTGATCGCCGAGACCCGCGGCGGCCGCGCCGACCGCGTGGTGACGGTCGGCTCCCACCTGGACTCGGTCCCCGAGGGCCCCGGCATCAACGACAACGGCTCCGGCTCGGCCGGTCTGCTGGAGGTGGCCCTGAAGCTCGCCGAGGAGGGCGCCAACAAGAAGGGCAAGGGCAAGCAGCCCGCCAACAAGGTGCGCTTCGCCTGGTGGTCGGCGGAGGAGCTGGGCCTGCTGGGCTCCGAGCACTACGTCGCGCAGCTGTCCGAGAAGCAGAAGAAGGACATCGCGCTGTACCTGAACTTCGACATGATCGCCTCGCCGAACCCGGCGCAGTTCGTCTACGACGGCGACGACTCGGACAAGACCGGCGCGGGCGCGGGCCCGGCCGGCTCGGCGCAGATCGAGGCGCTGATCAACGGCTTCCTCGACACGAAGGGCAAGCCGCACGAGGGCAGTGACTTCGACGGCCGCTCCGACTACGGCCCGTTCATCGAGAACGGCATCCCGGCGGGCGGCACCTTCACCGGCGCCGAGGGCATCAAGACCGCCGAGCAGGCCAAGCGCTACGGCGGCACGGCCGGGGCGGCGTACGACCCGAACTACCACGGGGCGGGCGACAACCTGAAGAACCTCGACCTGAAGGCGTTCGACACCAACCTGGACGTCATCGCCCACGCGGTGGGGACCTACGCGCAGGACCTGAGCTCGATCGGCAAGTAG
- a CDS encoding aspartate-semialdehyde dehydrogenase → MRVGIVGATGQVGGVMRGILAERKFPVDELRLFASARSAGSNLEWEGREITIEDASTADYSGLDIVLFSAGGATSRALAEKVASQGAVVIDNSSAWRSHPEVPLVVSEVNPHAIKNRPKGIIANPNCTTMAAMPVLRPLHEEAGLTAMVATTYQAVSGSGLAGVAELKGQACAVSEAADQLTFDGGAVDFPEPAVYKRPIAYNVVPLAGNLVDDGSFETDEEQKLRNESRKILEIPGLKVSGTCVRVPVFSGHSLQVNARFERPISVERAYELLKDAPGVELSEIPTPLQAAGKDASYVGRIRVDETVENGLALFLSNDNLRKGAALNAVQIAELVAEELRG, encoded by the coding sequence GTGAGGGTCGGAATCGTCGGAGCCACCGGACAGGTCGGCGGAGTCATGCGCGGCATCCTCGCCGAGCGGAAGTTCCCGGTGGACGAGCTGCGGCTGTTCGCCTCGGCCCGTTCGGCCGGCTCGAACCTCGAGTGGGAGGGCCGGGAGATCACCATCGAGGACGCCTCGACGGCGGACTACTCCGGCCTGGACATCGTGCTCTTCTCCGCCGGTGGCGCCACCTCCCGGGCGCTGGCCGAGAAGGTCGCCTCGCAGGGCGCCGTCGTGATCGACAACTCCTCCGCCTGGCGCAGCCACCCCGAGGTCCCCCTCGTGGTCTCCGAGGTCAACCCGCACGCGATCAAGAACCGCCCCAAGGGCATCATCGCGAACCCGAACTGCACCACCATGGCCGCCATGCCGGTGCTGCGCCCGCTCCACGAGGAGGCGGGGCTGACCGCGATGGTCGCCACCACCTACCAGGCCGTGTCCGGCTCCGGCCTGGCGGGTGTCGCCGAGCTCAAGGGCCAGGCCTGCGCGGTCTCCGAGGCCGCCGACCAGCTGACCTTCGACGGCGGCGCGGTGGACTTCCCCGAGCCGGCCGTCTACAAGCGCCCGATCGCGTACAACGTGGTCCCGCTCGCGGGCAACCTGGTCGACGACGGCTCCTTCGAGACCGACGAGGAGCAGAAGCTCCGCAACGAGTCCCGCAAGATCCTGGAGATCCCCGGGCTCAAGGTCTCCGGCACCTGCGTGCGCGTCCCCGTCTTCTCGGGCCACTCGCTCCAGGTCAACGCCCGCTTCGAGCGCCCGATCAGCGTCGAGCGCGCCTACGAGCTGCTGAAGGACGCCCCGGGCGTCGAGCTGTCCGAGATCCCGACGCCGCTCCAGGCCGCCGGCAAGGACGCCTCGTACGTGGGCCGCATCCGCGTGGACGAGACCGTCGAGAACGGCCTCGCGCTGTTCCTGTCGAACGACAACCTCCGCAAGGGCGCCGCGCTGAACGCGGTCCAGATCGCGGAGCTCGTGGCCGAGGAGCTGCGCGGCTGA
- a CDS encoding CGNR zinc finger domain-containing protein, which produces MKVTDPRPLTGEPVALDLLNTRWVQDGEPLDLFAGAFGLTRVEGLAVWLESTGLAGRFRADAATLVHLLTAREALARAVADPADASARSLVDSVLEHGRIRATLTAEGPGERAEFADPAWGPAWTAARDYLELLGTAPDRIRKCASESCVLHFHDISRNGTRRWCSMAACGNRAKASRHYARTRER; this is translated from the coding sequence ATGAAGGTGACCGATCCGCGCCCGCTGACGGGAGAGCCGGTCGCCCTGGACCTGCTGAACACGCGCTGGGTGCAGGACGGCGAGCCGCTGGACCTCTTCGCCGGCGCCTTCGGCCTGACCCGGGTGGAGGGGCTCGCCGTCTGGCTCGAGAGCACGGGCCTGGCCGGCCGCTTCCGCGCCGACGCCGCGACCCTCGTCCACCTGCTGACCGCGCGCGAGGCCCTCGCCCGCGCCGTCGCGGACCCGGCCGACGCGAGCGCGCGCTCCCTGGTCGACTCCGTACTGGAGCACGGCCGGATCCGCGCCACCCTCACCGCCGAAGGCCCCGGCGAGCGCGCCGAGTTCGCCGATCCCGCCTGGGGTCCGGCATGGACGGCGGCCCGCGACTACCTCGAACTGCTGGGCACCGCGCCCGACCGGATCCGCAAGTGCGCCTCGGAGAGCTGCGTACTGCACTTCCACGACATCTCGCGCAACGGCACCCGGCGCTGGTGCTCCATGGCCGCCTGCGGCAACCGCGCCAAGGCCTCGCGGCACTACGCGCGCACGCGCGAGCGCTGA
- a CDS encoding VOC family protein gives MTAVISKLRTGHVGLNVTDLGRSLGFYRDTLGFEVLVEGKEEGRRFALIGQDGELVLALWEQAGGAFAPAVAGLHHLALSAGSVEEVREYEERLRGLGVDFAYDGIVAHGEGAASGGIFFHDPDGIRLEISVPTGVQGAPAPVESAPTCGFF, from the coding sequence ATGACGGCTGTCATCAGCAAGCTGCGCACCGGGCACGTGGGTCTGAACGTCACCGATCTCGGGCGTTCGCTCGGCTTCTACCGCGACACCCTGGGCTTCGAGGTGTTGGTGGAGGGCAAGGAGGAGGGCCGGCGCTTCGCCCTGATCGGCCAGGACGGCGAACTCGTCCTCGCCCTCTGGGAGCAGGCCGGGGGTGCCTTCGCCCCGGCCGTCGCGGGCCTGCACCACCTGGCCCTGTCGGCCGGCTCGGTCGAGGAGGTCCGGGAGTACGAGGAGCGGCTGCGCGGTCTCGGAGTCGACTTCGCCTACGACGGGATCGTCGCCCACGGCGAAGGCGCGGCCTCCGGCGGCATCTTCTTCCACGACCCCGACGGCATCCGGCTCGAGATCTCCGTCCCGACCGGTGTCCAGGGTGCGCCCGCGCCCGTCGAATCCGCTCCGACCTGCGGCTTCTTCTAA
- the pepN gene encoding aminopeptidase N, with protein MPGTNLTREEAQQRAKLLTVDSYEVELDLSGAQEGGTFPSVTTVRFQSAEAGAGTFIDLVAPAVHEVVLNGKSLDVAAVFRDSRIALDHLAAGANELRVVADCAYTNTGEGLHRFVDPVDQQAYLYTQFEVPDARRVFASFEQPDLKATFQFTVTAPEGWTVISNSPTPEPKDRVWSFEPTPRISSYITALIVGPYHAVHSSYEGPDGQSVPLGIYCRPSLAEFLDADEIFDVTRQGFDWFQEKFAYDYPFAKYDQLFVPEFNAGAMENAGAVTIRDQYVFRSKVTDAAYEVRAETILHELAHMWFGDLVTMEWWNDLWLNESFATYTSIACQAYAEGSKWPHAWTTFANSMKTWAYRQDQLPSTHPIMADIRDLDDVLVNFDGITYAKGASVLKQLVAYVGMEAFFKGVQAYFKAHAYGNTRLSDLLGALEETSGRDLTAWSKAWLETAGINILRPAIETDENGSITSFAIRQEAPALPAGAKGEPVLRPHRIAVGLYDLQDGRLVRTDRLELDIDGELTAVPELAGRTRPAVVLLNDDDLSYAKVRLDEVSLANVTAHLGDFTESLPRALCWASAWDMTRDGELATRDYLALVLSGIGKESDIGVVQSLHRQVKLAVDLYADPAWREQGLATWTEATLEHLRAAQPGSDHQLAWARAFAATARTEAQLTYLSALLDGSAVVEGLVVDTELRWAFLERLVATGTADEPAIAAELERDATAAGERHAATARAARPTAGAKAETWASVIDSADLPNAVQEAVIGGFVQTDQRELLAPYTEKYFAVVKDIWESRSHEIAQQIAVGLYPSLQVSQETLAATDAWLASAEPNAALRRLVSESRAGVERALKAQAADAAAAGA; from the coding sequence GTGCCTGGCACGAATCTCACCCGTGAAGAGGCTCAGCAGCGGGCGAAGCTGCTCACCGTCGACTCGTACGAGGTCGAGCTCGATCTCAGTGGCGCGCAGGAGGGCGGCACCTTCCCGTCCGTGACCACCGTGCGCTTCCAGTCGGCCGAGGCAGGCGCCGGAACGTTCATCGACCTGGTCGCGCCGGCCGTGCACGAGGTCGTCCTGAACGGCAAGTCGCTGGACGTGGCCGCCGTCTTCCGCGACTCGCGGATCGCGCTGGACCACCTCGCCGCCGGGGCCAACGAGCTGCGCGTCGTCGCGGACTGCGCCTACACCAACACCGGCGAGGGCCTGCACCGCTTCGTCGACCCGGTCGACCAGCAGGCGTACCTGTACACCCAGTTCGAGGTGCCGGACGCGCGGCGGGTCTTCGCCAGCTTCGAGCAGCCCGACCTGAAGGCGACGTTCCAGTTCACCGTGACGGCCCCCGAGGGCTGGACGGTCATCTCGAACTCGCCGACGCCCGAGCCGAAGGACCGGGTGTGGTCCTTCGAGCCGACCCCGCGGATCTCCTCGTACATCACCGCGCTGATCGTCGGCCCGTACCACGCGGTGCACAGCTCCTACGAGGGCCCGGACGGGCAGTCCGTCCCGCTCGGCATCTACTGCCGCCCCTCGCTCGCCGAGTTCCTCGACGCGGACGAGATCTTCGACGTGACCCGGCAGGGCTTCGACTGGTTCCAGGAGAAGTTCGCGTACGACTACCCCTTCGCGAAGTACGACCAGCTCTTCGTGCCGGAGTTCAACGCCGGCGCGATGGAGAACGCGGGCGCGGTCACCATCCGCGATCAGTACGTCTTCCGGTCGAAGGTGACCGACGCGGCCTACGAGGTGCGCGCCGAGACCATCCTGCACGAGCTCGCCCACATGTGGTTCGGCGACCTCGTCACCATGGAGTGGTGGAACGACCTGTGGCTGAACGAGTCGTTCGCCACCTACACCTCGATCGCCTGCCAGGCCTACGCCGAGGGCTCGAAGTGGCCGCACGCCTGGACCACCTTCGCCAACTCCATGAAGACCTGGGCGTACCGGCAGGACCAGCTGCCGTCCACGCACCCGATCATGGCCGACATCCGTGACCTGGACGACGTCCTGGTCAACTTCGACGGCATCACGTACGCCAAGGGCGCCTCGGTGCTCAAGCAGCTCGTCGCCTACGTCGGCATGGAGGCCTTCTTCAAGGGCGTGCAGGCGTACTTCAAGGCGCACGCGTACGGGAACACGCGCCTGTCCGACCTGCTGGGCGCCCTGGAGGAGACCTCCGGCCGCGACCTGACCGCCTGGTCGAAGGCGTGGCTGGAGACGGCCGGCATCAACATCCTGCGCCCCGCGATCGAGACCGACGAGAACGGCTCCATCACCTCCTTCGCGATCCGCCAGGAGGCCCCCGCCCTGCCGGCGGGCGCCAAGGGCGAGCCGGTGCTGCGCCCGCACCGCATCGCGGTCGGCCTGTACGACCTCCAGGACGGCCGCCTCGTGCGCACCGACCGGCTCGAGCTGGACATCGACGGCGAGCTGACGGCGGTGCCGGAGCTGGCGGGCCGTACCCGTCCGGCGGTCGTGCTGCTGAACGACGACGACCTGTCGTACGCCAAGGTCCGCCTGGACGAGGTCTCGCTGGCCAACGTCACCGCGCACCTGGGCGACTTCACCGAATCGCTGCCGCGGGCGCTGTGCTGGGCCTCGGCGTGGGACATGACGCGGGACGGCGAGCTCGCCACCCGCGACTACCTGGCGCTGGTCCTGTCGGGCATCGGCAAGGAGTCCGACATTGGTGTGGTGCAGTCCCTGCACCGCCAGGTGAAGCTGGCCGTGGACCTGTACGCCGACCCGGCGTGGCGGGAGCAGGGCCTGGCGACCTGGACCGAGGCCACGCTGGAGCACCTGCGCGCGGCCCAGCCGGGCAGCGACCACCAGCTGGCGTGGGCGCGCGCCTTCGCGGCGACGGCCCGTACCGAGGCGCAGCTGACCTACCTGTCGGCGCTGCTGGACGGCTCGGCCGTGGTCGAGGGCCTGGTCGTGGACACGGAGCTGCGGTGGGCGTTCCTGGAGCGGCTCGTCGCGACCGGTACCGCCGACGAGCCGGCCATCGCGGCCGAGCTGGAGCGGGACGCCACGGCGGCGGGCGAGCGCCACGCGGCGACGGCGCGGGCGGCGCGGCCGACGGCCGGGGCCAAGGCCGAGACCTGGGCCTCGGTGATCGACTCCGCCGACCTGCCGAACGCGGTGCAGGAGGCCGTGATCGGCGGCTTCGTCCAGACCGACCAGCGGGAGCTGCTCGCTCCGTACACGGAGAAGTACTTCGCGGTGGTCAAGGACATCTGGGAGAGCCGCAGCCACGAGATCGCGCAGCAGATCGCGGTGGGCCTCTACCCGTCGCTC